One Aegilops tauschii subsp. strangulata cultivar AL8/78 chromosome 7, Aet v6.0, whole genome shotgun sequence genomic window carries:
- the LOC109734063 gene encoding uncharacterized protein, which produces MFATAARWAAKKGKPKMAPIELTTAPEQAQSITRTIFDVVKEHGPLTISDVWEHVKDVGLRGLTSKRQMKIMLRWMREKQKLRLICDHDGPHKQFLYTTWFTNPKNAPQRPRRELNRENPKP; this is translated from the exons ATGTTTGCGACGGCGGCGCGGTGGGCGGCGAAGAAGGGGAAGCCCAAGATGGCGCCGATCGAGCTCACGACGGCGCCGGAGCAGGCGCAGTCCATCACCCGCACCATCTTCGATGTCGTCAAGGAGCACGGCCCCCTCACCATCTCCGATGTTTGGGAGCACGTCAAG GACGTAGGGCTGAGGGGTTTGACAAGCAAGAGGCAGATGAAGATCATGCTGCGGTGGATGAGGGAGAAGCAGAAGCTCAGGCTCATTTGCGACCATGACGGACCTCACAAACAATTCCTCTACACGACATGGTTCACCAACCCCAAGAATGCGCCGCAGAGGCCCAGGAGGGAGCTCAACAGGGAGAATCCCAAGCCATGA
- the LOC109734061 gene encoding HMG1/2-like protein produces the protein MKGAKSKGAVKADTKLAVKSKGAEKPAAKGKKGKAGKDPNKPKRAPSAFFVFMGEFREEFKQKNPKNKSVAAVGKAAGERWKSLSESEKAPYVAKANKLKGEYNKAIAAYNKGESAAAAAPKKAAAKEVEEEDEEESDKSKSEINDDDDDEGSDEDEDDDE, from the exons ATGAAGGGGGCCAAATCCAAGGGCGCCGTCAAGGCCGACACCAA GTTGGCGGTGAAGAGCAAGGGGGCGGAGAAGCCGGCCGCCAAGGGGAAGAAGGGCAAGGCCGGCAAGGACCCCAACAAGCCCAAGAGGGCGccctccgccttcttcgtcttcat GGGCGAGTTCCGCGAGGAGTTCAAGCAGAAGAACCCCAAGAACAAGTCCGTCGCCGCC GTCGGCAAAGCGGCCGGTGAGAGGTGGAAGAGCTTGAGCGAATCG GAGAAGGCCCCCTACGTGGCCAAGGCCAACAAGCTCAAGGGCGAGTACAACAAGGCCATTGCCGCCTACAACAAGGGCGAG agtgctgctgctgctgccccaAAGAAGGCGGCGGCCAAGGAGGTagaggaggaagatgaggagGAATCCGACAAGTCCAAGTCGGAGATcaatgatgacgatgacgatgaggGTAGCGACGAG GACGAGGACGATGACGAGTGA
- the LOC109734064 gene encoding LOW QUALITY PROTEIN: probable LRR receptor-like serine/threonine-protein kinase At3g47570 (The sequence of the model RefSeq protein was modified relative to this genomic sequence to represent the inferred CDS: deleted 1 base in 1 codon): MWPHLLLLLLPYAFQSASATALDDKPDVDALLGGKLPSDLGDHVPRLMGLFLGGLNSFSRQCNSIRFLDITGTVPPEIGMLCPEVLNFESNQLMAATAQDWEFMTFLTNCTRLRNLCIQANALGGVLPSSVGNLSAHLQQFIFGFNEISGKLPFGISNLVGLNVLDFPHNQFTDVLPDSIGRLNLLQQLYFNNNQFSGSLPSSLGNLTRLLVLSAGSNKFKGGLPTGLGNLQEITEADFSNNKFSAECEALSKVRHRYLISVITCCSSSDSSQNDFKALMFEFMPNGNLDSWLHPDVHDASQQLQGLTLIQRLNIAVGIADALDYLHNNCEPPIVHCDLKPSNILLNEDLVAHVGDFGLAKIISEPAAEQLINSKSSTGIRGTIGYVAPEYGEGGQVSSRGDVYSFGSVVLELFIGKAPTHDMFRDGLTLQKHAKDAFPGMLMQIVDPVLLSIEEASASSLLDGSNPMEHTSNAISSVIEVALSCSKHAPTERMCIGDAAAAIHRIRDSYVRITQK, translated from the exons ATGTGGCCTCATCTTCTACTGCTTCTGCTGCCCTACGCATTCCAATCGGCATCAGCAACAGCACTCGACGATAAGCCCGATGTGGATGCCTTGCTGGGTGGTAAACTGCCCTCTGACTTGGGGGATCACGTCCCGCGCCTCATGGGCCTGTTCCTCGGCGGGTTGAACAGCTTCTCTCGTCAATGCAACTCA ATAAGGTTTCTAGACATCACCGGAACAGTGCCTCCTGAGATTGGAATGCTCTGCCCAGAAGTCCTCAATTTTGAGAGTAATCAGCTAATGGCAGCCACTGCTCAGGACTGGGAGTTTATGACATTCCTCACAAACTGCACACGCCTCAGGAACCTTTGCATCCAGGCCAACGCGCTAGGTGGCGTGCTGCCAAGCTCAGTTGGCAACCTATCAGCACATCTCCAACAGTTTATTTTTGGATTTAATGAAATTTCTGGCAAATTACCATTTGGCATAAGCAATCTTGTCGGACTAAATGTGTTGGACTTCCCTCACAACCAATTTACTGATGTCTTGCCTGACAGCATCGGAAGGCTAAATTTGCTTCAGCAATTGTATTTCAATAATAATCAGTTTTCAGGATCCTTGCCATCCTCCCTCGGGAACTTGACACGGCTGCTAGTTCTTTCAGCCGGCAGCAATAAGTTTAAGGGGGGCCTTCCAACAGGCCTAGGGAACCTCCAGGAGATAACTGAAGCGGACTTTTCAAACAATAAGTTTTCAG CTGAGTGTGAGGCACTTAGTAAGGTTCGCCATCGTTATTTGATCAGTGTCATAACTTGCTGCTCAAGCTCTGACTCAAGCCAAAACGACTTCAAAGCTCTTATGTTCGAGTTCATGCCCAATGGGAACCTGGACAGCTGGTTACATCCGGATGTACATGATGCATCACAGCAACTGCAAGGATTGACATTGATTCAGAGATTAAATATTGCAGTCGGTATTGCTGATGCACTAGATTATTTGCACAACAACTGTGAACCGCCAATAGTTCACTGCGACCTGAAGCCAAGCAACATTCTTCTCAACGAGGATTTAGTTGCTCATGTTGGAGACTTTGGCCTTGCAAAGATTATTTCCGAACCAGCAGCCGAGCAACTGATTAACTCAAAGAGCTCGACTGGAATAAGAGGAACAATTGGTTACGTCGCTCCAG AATATGGCGAAGGTGGTCAAGTTTCTTCACGTGGGGACGTATACAGCTTTGGGAGTGTCGTCCTCGAGTTGTTTATAGGCAAGGCACCTACTCATGACATGTTCAGAGACGGGTTGACCCTGCAAAAACATGCCAAGGATGCATTTCCAGGGATGCTGATGCAGATCGTCGATCCAGTCCTACTGTCCATTGAAGAAGCTAGTGCGAGTAGTTTGCTGGATGGAAGCAACCCAATGGAACATACCAGCAATGCCATATCCTCTGTCATAGAGGTTGCCCTGTCATGCAGCAAGCATGCACCCACCGAGAGAATGTGCATAGGAGATGCAGCTGCTGCGATCCATAGGATAAGGGATAGCTATGTTAGAATAACACAAAAATGA